One genomic region from Myxocyprinus asiaticus isolate MX2 ecotype Aquarium Trade chromosome 27, UBuf_Myxa_2, whole genome shotgun sequence encodes:
- the LOC127418258 gene encoding serine protease inhibitor Kazal-type 1-like isoform X3: protein MKFTILICVSVLIYLSAAEPREAKCTESDNNGMCSREFDPVCGDDGKTYSNECMLCWENSERNQNVKVMHKGECKTS, encoded by the exons ATGAAGTTTACTATCCTGATCTGCGTTTCTGTTCTCATTTACCTCTCTG CGGCAGAGCCCAGAGAG GCCAAATGTACAGAGTCCGATAATAATGGCATGTGTTCTCGGGAGTTCGATCCAGTGTGTGGAGATGATGGCAAAACATACTCAAATGAGTGCATGCTATGCTGGGAGAACAG TGAGCGTAACCAAAATGTCAAAGTAATGCACAAAGGAGAATGTAAGACCTCCTGA